A window from Schistosoma haematobium chromosome 3, whole genome shotgun sequence encodes these proteins:
- the PSMD4_1 gene encoding 26S proteasome non-ATPase regulatory subunit 4 (EggNog:ENOG410W1QP~COG:O), producing MSQEATIIAVDNSDYMRNGDFFPTRLQAQNDAVGLICQSKRQRNPENTIGLLSLANTEVLCTLTNDVSKIYNRLHLVEPKGSIIFCSSIRIAHLALRHRQLRHQKMRIVCFIGSPILEDEKELTRLAKRLKKEKVNVDIINFGENETNEQKLSEFIDTLNGKDGTGSHLISVAPGTVLHDTLMTSPVVAGEDGSGMAGAGLGLEFGLDGAEDPDLLYALRVSMEDQRMRQEHEVNGDGSNTSVVATSLPAGSGTSEEAMLQQALAMSMQMNNTGSSSLPMDIDLAAMSEEDQIAYALRMSLQQMGEETTQPTTTTSESNQTIVEPSGVAMDIDQTPTKVTENPKLSPNPGTLAAATSAFNSSTVPTSADLDVMYDAEFLESVLQSLPGVDTQNEDVRKAIDALTKSQSQRSSKKDEKEDEDKQNS from the exons ATGTCTCAAGAAGCTACAATCATAGC agttgataatagtgattacatGCGAAATGGGGACTTCTTCCCAACACGTCTGCAGGCGCAAAATGATGCTGTTGGTTTGATCTGCCAGAGCAAACGCCAACGCAATCCAGAGAATACCATTGGTTTGTTGTCCCTTGCAAATACCGAGGTACTCTGTACGCTAACAAATGATGTGAGTAAGATATACAATCGTCTACACCTCGTGGAGCCAAAAGGCAGCATCATCTTCTGCTCATCAATAAGGATAGCCCACCTCGCACTTCGTCATCGTCAATTGAGACATCAGAAAATGAGAATCGTATGTTTCATCGGTAGTCCTATATTAGAGGATGAAAAAGAA TTAACTAGGCTTGCCAAGCGTCTCAAAAAAGAGAAAGTTAATGTCGAtattattaattttggtgaGAATGAAACAAATGAGCAAAAGTTATCAGAATTCATCGACACACTGAATGGAAAGGATGGGACAGGTTCTCACCTCATATCTGTTGCCCCGGGGACAGTCTTACATGATACTTTGATGACCAGCCCCGTTGTTGCTGGTGAGGATGGTTCTGGGATGGCTGGTGCTGGGTTAGGCTTGGAGTTTGGATTAGATGGGGCAGAGGATCCTGATCTACTCTATGCCCTCAGAGTATCAATGGAAGACCAGCGCATGCGTCAAGAACATGAGGTTAATGGAGATGGTAGTAATACTTCAGTCGTAGCAACATCGTTACCAG CTGGGTCAGGAACATCCGAAGAAGCTATGCTTCAGCAGGCTTTGGCTATGTCAATGCAAATGAATAATACTGGATCTTCATCCTTGCCTATGGATATCGACCTGGCAGCTATGTCAGAAGAAGATCAGATAGCATACGCACTGCGCATGTCTTTACAACAGATGGGGGAGGAAACGACTCAACCTACTACCACTACATCGGAGTCCAACCAG ACTATTGTTGAACCCTCTGGTGTGGCTATGGATATAGATCAGACTCCAACTAAAGTCACTGAAAATCCGAAATTATCTCCTAATCCCGGTACATTGGCAGCTGCAACATCAGCTTTCAACTCGTCAACTGTCCCTACATCTGCTGACTTGGACGTTATGTACGATGCTGAGTTTTTGGAATCGGTTTTACAAAGTTTGCCTGGTGTGGATACTCAGAATGAAGATGTTCGCAAAGCTATAGATGCTCTAACTAAGTCCCAGTCACAGAGAAGTtcaaaaaaagatgaaaaagAAGATGAGGATAAGCAGAATAGTTAA
- the PSMD4_1 gene encoding 26S proteasome non-ATPase regulatory subunit 4, variant 2 (EggNog:ENOG410W1QP~COG:O), translated as MTSPVVAGEDGSGMAGAGLGLEFGLDGAEDPDLLYALRVSMEDQRMRQEHEVNGDGSNTSVVATSLPAGSGTSEEAMLQQALAMSMQMNNTGSSSLPMDIDLAAMSEEDQIAYALRMSLQQMGEETTQPTTTTSESNQTIVEPSGVAMDIDQTPTKVTENPKLSPNPGTLAAATSAFNSSTVPTSADLDVMYDAEFLESVLQSLPGVDTQNEDVRKAIDALTKSQSQRSSKKDEKEDEDKQNS; from the exons ATGACCAGCCCCGTTGTTGCTGGTGAGGATGGTTCTGGGATGGCTGGTGCTGGGTTAGGCTTGGAGTTTGGATTAGATGGGGCAGAGGATCCTGATCTACTCTATGCCCTCAGAGTATCAATGGAAGACCAGCGCATGCGTCAAGAACATGAGGTTAATGGAGATGGTAGTAATACTTCAGTCGTAGCAACATCGTTACCAG CTGGGTCAGGAACATCCGAAGAAGCTATGCTTCAGCAGGCTTTGGCTATGTCAATGCAAATGAATAATACTGGATCTTCATCCTTGCCTATGGATATCGACCTGGCAGCTATGTCAGAAGAAGATCAGATAGCATACGCACTGCGCATGTCTTTACAACAGATGGGGGAGGAAACGACTCAACCTACTACCACTACATCGGAGTCCAACCAG ACTATTGTTGAACCCTCTGGTGTGGCTATGGATATAGATCAGACTCCAACTAAAGTCACTGAAAATCCGAAATTATCTCCTAATCCCGGTACATTGGCAGCTGCAACATCAGCTTTCAACTCGTCAACTGTCCCTACATCTGCTGACTTGGACGTTATGTACGATGCTGAGTTTTTGGAATCGGTTTTACAAAGTTTGCCTGGTGTGGATACTCAGAATGAAGATGTTCGCAAAGCTATAGATGCTCTAACTAAGTCCCAGTCACAGAGAAGTtcaaaaaaagatgaaaaagAAGATGAGGATAAGCAGAATAGTTAA